A window of the Hordeum vulgare subsp. vulgare chromosome 5H, MorexV3_pseudomolecules_assembly, whole genome shotgun sequence genome harbors these coding sequences:
- the LOC123398983 gene encoding putative pumilio homolog 8, chloroplastic isoform X1, with protein sequence MKLDREMEMLLNEIPLLLHGDVLGCSEPAAAETDAGAVDFAYLIQELGEMGFVEDDDDDDSFLYPRKASSSPTSNLHFMDAENFVASHPFSMDKDRERALFDPFPFSSTCFDAAVGDDWDLLCRPVRSRLCKTARPKKGTCSNGCQATSPKKCAAAKPSKYESLVGLRGYMYHVARDQHGCRFLQQRLDDGKREVDFIFTGVARHAVDLMVNPFGNYLMQKLLAVCSEEQRMGIVLTLTKEPFVLVRISLNVHGTRAVQKLIESLKAREEIQLVVAALRPGFLELIKDPNGNHVVQKCLQSFGADDNKPIFDAAAIYCLDIGMQCHGCCVLQRCIARSTGEHKEKLVAAIARNGFELAQDAYGNYVVQYVIELKVAAANASLAQQFEGKYIHLSMQKFSSNVVEKCLKVFKEADKANIILQLLAAPQFERLLLHPYANYVVYAALQNSKGSLHSALTNAIRPHVELLRTSPYCKRIYSRALLKK encoded by the exons ATGAAGCTGGACAGGGAGATGGAGATGCTCCTCAACGagatccctctcctcctccacggcGACGTCCTCGGCTGCAGCGAGCCAGCCGCCGCCGAGACCGACGCCGGCGCCGTCGACTTCGCTTATCTCATCCAAGAACTCGGCGAGATGGGGTtcgtcgaggacgacgacgacgacgacagtttCCTTTACCCAAGGAAGGCCAGCTCATCTCCGACGAGCAACCTCCATTTCATGGACGCTGAGAATTTCGTGGCGTCGCATCCCTTCTCCATGGACAAAGACCGCGAGAGGGCTCTTTTCGATCCGTTTCCCTTCTCCAGCACCTGCTTCGACGCCGCCGTGGGCGACGACTGGGACCTCCTGTGTCGGCCGGTGAGGTCCCGGCTGTGCAAGACGGCGAGGCCGAAGAAGGGTACCTGCAGCAACGGCTGCCAGGCGACGAGCCCCAAGAAGTGCGCGGCGGCGAAGCCGTCCAAGTACGAGAGCCTTGTCGGGCTGCGCGGGTACATGTACCACGTGGCCAGGGACCAGCACGGCTGCCGGTTCCTCCAGCAGCGGCTCGACGACGGCAAGCGCGAGGTCGATTTCATCTTCACCGGCGTCGCCCGTCACGCCGTCGACCTCATGGTGAACCCATTCGGTAACTACCTCATGCAGAAGCTGCTAGCCGTCTGCAGCGAGGAGCAGAGGATGGGCATCGTGCTGACCCTCACAAAGGAACCCTTCGTGCTCGTCAGGATCTCTCTCAATGTACATGG GACAAGGGCGGTTCAGAAGCTGATTGAAAGCTTGAAGGCAAGGGAGGAGATTCAGCTCGTCGTCGCAGCTCTGCGCCCCGGGTTCCTGGAGCTCATAAAGGATCCTAATGGTAATCATGTCGTGCAGAAGTGCTTGCAATCGTTCGGGGCCGATGATAACAAG CCGATCTTCGATGCTGCTGCTATTTACTGCCTTGATATTGGGATGCAATGCCATGGCTGCTGCGTCCTACAGCGGTGTATCGCGCGTTCGACTGGTGAGCACAAGGAGAAGCTGGTTGCCGCGATCGCTCGCAATGGGTTCGAACTTGCACAGGATGCCTATGG AAACTATGTTGTTCAGTATGTGATAGAACTAAAGGTCGCTGCTGCAAATGCAAGTCTGGCACAACAGTTTGAAGGCAAGTACATCCACCTCTCCATGCAGAAGTTCAGCAGCAACGTTGTCGAGAAATGCCTGAAAGTTTTCAAGGAAGCTGACAAAGCGAACATCATCCTGCAGCTCCTTGCTGCGCCGCAGTTCGAGCGGTTGCTTCTGCACCCTTACGCAAACTATGTAGTCTACGCAGCACTTCAGAATTCCAAG GGCTCTCTACACTCTGCACTGACCAACGCGATCCGGCCTCACGTGGAGCTACTCAGGACCAGCCCATACTGCAAGAGGATCTACTCTCGAGCTTTGCTGAAAAAGTGA
- the LOC123398983 gene encoding pumilio domain-containing protein C4G8.03c-like isoform X2, with product MKLDREMEMLLNEIPLLLHGDVLGCSEPAAAETDAGAVDFAYLIQELGEMGFVEDDDDDDSFLYPRKASSSPTSNLHFMDAENFVASHPFSMDKDRERALFDPFPFSSTCFDAAVGDDWDLLCRPVRSRLCKTARPKKGTCSNGCQATSPKKCAAAKPSKYESLVGLRGYMYHVARDQHGCRFLQQRLDDGKREVDFIFTGVARHAVDLMVNPFGNYLMQKLLAVCSEEQRMGIVLTLTKEPFVLVRISLNVHGTRAVQKLIESLKAREEIQLVVAALRPGFLELIKDPNGNHVVQKCLQSFGADDNKPIFDAAAIYCLDIGMQCHGCCVLQRCIARSTGEHKEKLVAAIARNGFELAQDAYGNYVVQYVIELKVAAANASLAQQFEAPCCAAVRAVASAPLRKLCSLRSTSEFQGLSTLCTDQRDPASRGATQDQPILQEDLLSSFAEKVMV from the exons ATGAAGCTGGACAGGGAGATGGAGATGCTCCTCAACGagatccctctcctcctccacggcGACGTCCTCGGCTGCAGCGAGCCAGCCGCCGCCGAGACCGACGCCGGCGCCGTCGACTTCGCTTATCTCATCCAAGAACTCGGCGAGATGGGGTtcgtcgaggacgacgacgacgacgacagtttCCTTTACCCAAGGAAGGCCAGCTCATCTCCGACGAGCAACCTCCATTTCATGGACGCTGAGAATTTCGTGGCGTCGCATCCCTTCTCCATGGACAAAGACCGCGAGAGGGCTCTTTTCGATCCGTTTCCCTTCTCCAGCACCTGCTTCGACGCCGCCGTGGGCGACGACTGGGACCTCCTGTGTCGGCCGGTGAGGTCCCGGCTGTGCAAGACGGCGAGGCCGAAGAAGGGTACCTGCAGCAACGGCTGCCAGGCGACGAGCCCCAAGAAGTGCGCGGCGGCGAAGCCGTCCAAGTACGAGAGCCTTGTCGGGCTGCGCGGGTACATGTACCACGTGGCCAGGGACCAGCACGGCTGCCGGTTCCTCCAGCAGCGGCTCGACGACGGCAAGCGCGAGGTCGATTTCATCTTCACCGGCGTCGCCCGTCACGCCGTCGACCTCATGGTGAACCCATTCGGTAACTACCTCATGCAGAAGCTGCTAGCCGTCTGCAGCGAGGAGCAGAGGATGGGCATCGTGCTGACCCTCACAAAGGAACCCTTCGTGCTCGTCAGGATCTCTCTCAATGTACATGG GACAAGGGCGGTTCAGAAGCTGATTGAAAGCTTGAAGGCAAGGGAGGAGATTCAGCTCGTCGTCGCAGCTCTGCGCCCCGGGTTCCTGGAGCTCATAAAGGATCCTAATGGTAATCATGTCGTGCAGAAGTGCTTGCAATCGTTCGGGGCCGATGATAACAAG CCGATCTTCGATGCTGCTGCTATTTACTGCCTTGATATTGGGATGCAATGCCATGGCTGCTGCGTCCTACAGCGGTGTATCGCGCGTTCGACTGGTGAGCACAAGGAGAAGCTGGTTGCCGCGATCGCTCGCAATGGGTTCGAACTTGCACAGGATGCCTATGG AAACTATGTTGTTCAGTATGTGATAGAACTAAAGGTCGCTGCTGCAAATGCAAGTCTGGCACAACAGTTTGAAG CTCCTTGCTGCGCCGCAGTTCGAGCGGTTGCTTCTGCACCCTTACGCAAACTATGTAGTCTACGCAGCACTTCAGAATTCCAAG GGCTCTCTACACTCTGCACTGACCAACGCGATCCGGCCTCACGTGGAGCTACTCAGGACCAGCCCATACTGCAAGAGGATCTACTCTCGAGCTTTGCTGAAAAAGTGATGGTCTGA